A single Fusobacterium hominis DNA region contains:
- the tet(M) gene encoding tetracycline resistance ribosomal protection protein Tet(M) yields MKIINIGVLAHVDAGKTTLTESLLYNSGAITELGSVDKGTTRTDNTLLERQRGITIQTGITSFQWENTKVNIIDTPGHMDFLAEVYRSLSVLDGAILLISAKDGVQAQTRILFHALRKMGIPTIFFINKIDQNGIDLSTVYQDIKEKLSAEIVIKQKVELYPNMCVTNFTESEQWDTVIEGNDDLLEKYMSGKSLEALELEQEESIRFQNCSLFPLYHGSAKCNIGIDNLIEVITNKFYSSTHRGQSELCGNVFKIEYTKKRQRLAYIRLYSGVLHLRDSVRVSEKEKIKVTEMYTSINGELCKIDKAYSGEIVILQNEFLKLNSVLGDTKLLPQRKKIENPHPLLQTTVEPSKPEQREMLLDALLEISDSDPLLRYYVDSTTHEIILSFLGKVQMEVISALLQEKYHVEIELKEPTVIYMERPLKNAEYTIHIEVPPNPFWASIGLSVSPLPLGSGMQYESSVSLGYLNQSFQNAVMEGIRYGCEQGLYGWNVTDCKICFKYGLYYSPVSTPADFRMLAPIVLEQVLKKAGTELLEPYLSFKIYAPQEYLSRAYNDAPKYCANIVDTQLKNNEVILSGEIPARCIQEYRSDLTFFTNGRSVCLTELKGYYVTTGEPVCQPRRPNSQIDKVRYMFNKIT; encoded by the coding sequence ATGAAAATTATTAATATTGGAGTTTTAGCTCATGTTGATGCAGGAAAAACTACCTTAACAGAAAGCTTATTATATAACAGTGGAGCGATTACAGAATTAGGAAGCGTGGACAAAGGTACAACGAGGACGGATAATACGCTTTTAGAACGTCAGAGAGGAATTACAATTCAGACAGGAATAACCTCTTTTCAGTGGGAAAATACGAAGGTGAACATCATAGACACGCCAGGACATATGGATTTCTTAGCAGAAGTATATCGTTCATTATCAGTTTTAGATGGGGCAATTCTACTGATTTCTGCAAAAGATGGCGTACAAGCACAAACTCGTATATTATTTCATGCACTTAGGAAAATGGGGATTCCCACAATCTTTTTTATCAATAAGATTGACCAAAATGGAATTGATTTATCAACGGTTTATCAGGATATTAAAGAGAAACTTTCTGCCGAAATTGTAATCAAACAGAAGGTAGAACTGTATCCTAATATGTGTGTGACGAACTTTACCGAATCTGAACAATGGGATACGGTAATAGAGGGAAACGATGACCTTTTAGAGAAATATATGTCCGGTAAATCATTAGAAGCATTGGAACTCGAACAAGAGGAAAGCATAAGATTTCAGAATTGTTCTCTGTTCCCTCTTTATCATGGAAGTGCAAAATGTAATATAGGGATTGATAACCTTATAGAAGTTATTACTAATAAATTTTATTCATCAACACATCGAGGTCAGTCTGAACTTTGCGGAAATGTTTTCAAAATTGAATATACAAAAAAAAGACAACGTCTTGCATATATACGCCTTTATAGTGGAGTACTACATTTACGAGATTCGGTTAGAGTATCAGAAAAAGAAAAAATAAAAGTTACAGAAATGTATACTTCAATAAATGGTGAATTATGTAAAATCGATAAGGCTTATTCCGGGGAAATTGTTATTTTGCAGAATGAGTTTTTGAAGTTAAATAGTGTTCTTGGAGATACAAAACTATTGCCACAGAGAAAAAAGATTGAAAATCCGCACCCTCTACTACAAACAACTGTTGAACCGAGTAAACCTGAACAGAGAGAAATGTTGCTTGATGCCCTTTTGGAAATCTCAGATAGTGATCCGCTTCTACGATATTACGTGGATTCTACGACACATGAAATTATACTTTCTTTCTTAGGGAAAGTACAAATGGAAGTGATTAGTGCACTGTTGCAAGAAAAGTATCATGTGGAGATAGAACTAAAAGAGCCTACAGTCATTTATATGGAGAGACCGTTAAAAAATGCAGAATATACCATTCACATCGAAGTGCCGCCAAATCCTTTCTGGGCTTCCATTGGTTTATCTGTATCACCGCTTCCGTTGGGAAGTGGAATGCAGTATGAGAGCTCGGTTTCTCTTGGATACTTAAATCAATCGTTTCAAAATGCAGTTATGGAGGGGATACGCTATGGCTGTGAACAAGGATTGTATGGTTGGAATGTGACGGACTGTAAAATCTGTTTTAAGTATGGCTTATACTATAGCCCTGTTAGTACCCCAGCAGATTTTCGGATGCTTGCTCCTATTGTATTGGAACAAGTCTTAAAAAAAGCTGGAACAGAATTGTTAGAGCCATATCTTAGTTTTAAAATTTATGCGCCACAGGAATATCTTTCACGAGCATACAACGATGCTCCTAAATATTGTGCGAACATCGTAGACACTCAATTGAAAAATAATGAGGTCATTCTTAGTGGAGAAATCCCTGCTCGGTGTATTCAAGAATATCGTAGTGATTTAACTTTCTTTACAAATGGACGTAGTGTTTGTTTAACAGAGTTAAAAGGGTACTATGTTACTACCGGTGAACCTGTTTGCCAGCCCCGTCGTCCAAATAGTCAGATAGATAAAGTACGATATATGTTCAATAAAATAACTTAG
- a CDS encoding CD3337/EF1877 family mobilome membrane protein: MKPSIVNRIKSNWTLKRLGKVAMTVAFTLVIAIFLLAMLGTVVQAAGLVDDTVNVANEYSRYPLENYQLDFYVDNSWGWLPWNWSDGIGKQVMYGLYAITNFIWTISLYVSNATGYLVQEAYSLDFISATADSIGKNMQTLAGVSANGFSTEGFYVGFLLLLILVLGVYVAYTGLIKRETTKAIHAIMNFVLVFILSASFIAYAPDYIKKINDFSSDISNASLSLGTKIVMPHSDSQGKDSVDLIRDSLFSIQVQQPWLLLQYNSSDIESIGIDRVESLLSTSPDSNNGEDREKIVAEEIEDRSNTNLTITKTINRLGTVFFLFVFNIGISIFVFLLTGIMIFSQVLFIIYAMFLPVSFILSMIPSFDGMSKRAITKLFNTILTRAGITLIITTAFSISTMLYTLSAGYPFFLIAFLQIVTFAGIYFKLGDLMSMFSLQSNDSQSVGSRVMRKPRMLMHAHMHRLQRKLGRSMTTLGAGSAIVTGKKGQSGSGSSARTQADHSRPDGKEKSTLGKRIGQTIGTVADTKDRMVDTASGLKEQVKDLPTNARYAVYQGKSKVKENVRDLTSSISQTKADRASGRKEQQEQRRKTIAKRRSEMEQVKQKKQPASSVHERPTTRQEQYHDEQTSKQSNIQTSYKESQQAKQERPAVKSDFSSPKVERQGNTVQEKTVQKPATSTTTADRTSQRPITKERPSTVQRVPLQNTRSRPPIKTATIKKVGKKP; this comes from the coding sequence GTGAAACCATCAATAGTAAACAGAATAAAATCAAACTGGACGCTGAAACGTCTAGGTAAAGTGGCAATGACAGTGGCTTTCACACTTGTGATTGCCATTTTTCTTTTAGCCATGCTGGGAACGGTGGTTCAAGCTGCGGGCTTGGTAGATGATACGGTCAATGTGGCAAATGAATACAGCCGATACCCACTTGAAAACTATCAACTGGATTTTTATGTGGATAATAGCTGGGGCTGGCTTCCGTGGAACTGGTCGGACGGGATTGGAAAACAGGTCATGTATGGACTATATGCCATTACCAATTTTATTTGGACAATCAGTTTGTATGTTTCCAATGCGACAGGTTACTTAGTACAGGAAGCCTATTCCTTAGACTTCATTTCCGCTACAGCAGATTCCATTGGTAAGAATATGCAGACCTTAGCTGGTGTGAGTGCAAACGGATTTTCAACAGAGGGTTTCTATGTTGGATTCCTCTTACTCTTGATTTTGGTTCTTGGGGTTTATGTTGCCTATACGGGACTGATAAAGAGAGAAACCACAAAGGCAATTCATGCCATTATGAATTTTGTGCTGGTGTTTATCCTATCGGCTTCCTTTATTGCCTACGCTCCCGACTACATTAAAAAAATCAATGACTTTTCATCAGACATCAGTAATGCCAGTTTATCACTTGGCACGAAGATTGTCATGCCCCATTCAGATAGTCAAGGCAAGGACAGCGTGGACTTAATCAGAGATAGCCTGTTTTCCATACAGGTTCAGCAACCGTGGCTACTGCTTCAATACAACAGTTCAGACATTGAAAGTATCGGTATTGACCGTGTGGAAAGCCTGCTCTCCACCAGCCCAGATTCCAACAATGGCGAAGACAGAGAAAAAATTGTTGCGGAAGAAATTGAAGACAGAAGCAATACCAATCTAACCATTACAAAGACCATTAACCGTTTAGGTACAGTCTTCTTCCTATTTGTCTTCAATATTGGGATTTCCATATTTGTATTCCTATTAACAGGAATCATGATTTTCTCGCAGGTACTTTTTATCATCTATGCTATGTTTCTGCCTGTGAGCTTTATTTTAAGCATGATTCCATCATTTGATGGTATGTCAAAACGAGCCATAACAAAGCTCTTTAATACCATTTTGACACGAGCTGGAATCACATTGATTATTACGACAGCATTTAGTATTTCAACCATGCTCTATACCTTATCGGCTGGTTATCCGTTCTTTTTGATTGCTTTTCTACAGATTGTGACCTTTGCAGGAATCTACTTCAAGCTGGGCGATTTAATGAGTATGTTTTCTCTACAGAGTAACGATTCTCAAAGTGTGGGAAGTCGTGTGATGAGAAAACCTCGTATGCTTATGCACGCTCACATGCACCGTCTACAGCGGAAACTTGGACGTTCCATGACTACTCTAGGGGCTGGGTCTGCCATTGTTACAGGTAAAAAAGGACAGTCGGGTTCGGGGAGTTCTGCAAGGACACAAGCAGATCACTCCCGACCAGACGGAAAGGAAAAATCAACACTTGGAAAACGTATCGGTCAAACCATCGGTACAGTAGCTGATACCAAAGACAGAATGGTAGACACTGCTAGTGGTTTGAAAGAACAGGTTAAAGATTTGCCGACCAATGCAAGATATGCAGTATATCAAGGAAAATCCAAAGTAAAAGAGAATGTCCGTGATTTAACCAGTAGTATTTCTCAAACCAAAGCGGACAGAGCCAGTGGACGCAAGGAACAGCAGGAACAAAGGCGAAAAACCATTGCGAAGCGTCGCTCTGAAATGGAACAGGTCAAACAGAAAAAACAGCCTGCTTCTTCTGTTCATGAAAGACCGACTACAAGACAAGAACAATATCATGATGAACAGACCTCAAAACAGTCTAATATTCAGACTTCATATAAGGAATCTCAACAAGCCAAACAAGAGCGTCCAGCAGTTAAGTCCGATTTTTCAAGTCCAAAAGTGGAACGCCAAGGCAATACCGTTCAAGAAAAAACCGTTCAAAAGCCAGCAACTTCAACCACTACAGCAGATAGAACTTCACAACGTCCAATCACAAAAGAACGTCCGTCTACTGTTCAAAGAGTACCACTACAAAATACAAGAAGTAGACCACCAATCAAAACCGCCACCATTAAGAAAGTCGGTAAGAAACCATGA
- the tnpA gene encoding IS200/IS605 family transposase gives MELDSNCHSVFLLYYHLVLVVKYRRNVFDDTISEFAKDMFVRIGVPYHITLVQWNHDKDHVHIMFKAHPKTELTKFINAYKSASSRIIKKEFPHIRKYLWKEMFWSKSFCLLTTGGAPIEVIKKYIEEQGQKSK, from the coding sequence ATGGAATTAGATAGTAATTGTCATTCAGTATTTTTGCTGTATTATCACTTAGTTCTTGTAGTAAAATATAGAAGAAATGTATTTGATGATACAATTTCTGAATTTGCTAAAGATATGTTTGTAAGAATTGGAGTTCCATATCATATTACTTTAGTACAATGGAATCACGATAAAGACCACGTGCATATAATGTTCAAGGCTCATCCAAAAACAGAATTGACTAAATTCATAAATGCATATAAATCAGCAAGTTCTAGGATAATAAAAAAAGAATTTCCACATATAAGAAAATATCTGTGGAAAGAAATGTTTTGGTCTAAAAGTTTTTGTTTGTTGACTACTGGAGGAGCTCCTATTGAAGTCATAAAAAAATATATAGAGGAACAAGGGCAGAAGAGTAAATAA
- a CDS encoding ATP-binding protein has product MAYPIKYIENNLVWNKDGECYAYYELVPYNYSFLSPEQKIQVHDSFRQLIAQNRDGKIHALQISTESSIRSAQERSKNEVTGKLKAVAYDKIDQQTDALISMIGENQVNYRFFIGFKLLLNDQEFSMKSLTVEAKNALSDFVYDVNHKLMGDFVSMSNDEILRFQKMEKLLENKISRRFKIRRLDKDDFGYLIEHLYGQTGTAYEEYEYHLSKKKLDNETLIKYYDLIKPTRCLVEEKQRYLKIQQEDETVYVAYFTINSIVGELDFPSSEIFYYQQQQFTFPIDTSMNVEIVANRKALSTVRNKKKELKDLDNHAWQSDNETSSNVAEALESVNELETNLDQSKESMYKLSYVVRVSANDLDELKRRCNEVKDFYDDLSVKLVRPFGDMLGLHEEFLPASKRYMNDYIQYVTSDFLAGLGFGATQMLGENEGIYVGYSLDTGRNVYLKPALASQGVKGSVTNALASAFVGSLGGGKSFANNLIVYYAVLYGAQAVIVDPKAERGRWKETLPEISHEINIVTLTSDEKNKGLLDPYVIMKNPKDSESLAIDILTFLTGISSRDGERFPILRKAIRAVTNSEVRGLMKVIEELRVENTPLSTSIADHIESFTDYDFAHLLFSNGYVEQSISLEKQLNIIQVADLVLPDKETSFEEYTTMELLSVAMLIVISTFALDFIHTDRSIFKIVDLDEAWSFLQVAQGKTLSMKLVRAGRAMNAGVYFVTQNTDDLLDEKLKNNLGLKFVFRSTDLNEIKKTLAFFGVDPEDENNQKRLRDLENGQCLISDLYGRVGVIQFHPVFEELLHAFDTRPPVRKKV; this is encoded by the coding sequence ATGGCATATCCAATTAAATACATTGAAAACAATCTCGTCTGGAATAAAGACGGGGAATGTTATGCTTACTATGAGCTTGTTCCTTACAATTACTCATTTCTAAGTCCAGAACAGAAAATACAAGTGCATGATTCTTTCAGACAGCTTATCGCACAAAATCGTGATGGCAAAATTCATGCTTTACAAATCAGTACAGAATCCAGCATACGTTCTGCACAAGAGCGTTCCAAAAATGAAGTCACTGGCAAGCTCAAAGCGGTTGCCTATGACAAAATCGACCAACAGACAGACGCTTTAATATCCATGATTGGCGAAAATCAAGTGAACTACCGTTTCTTTATCGGCTTTAAGTTGCTTCTCAACGATCAGGAGTTTTCTATGAAAAGTCTTACCGTTGAAGCAAAAAATGCTTTGTCTGATTTTGTCTATGATGTGAACCATAAGCTGATGGGCGATTTTGTTAGTATGAGTAATGATGAAATCCTGCGTTTTCAGAAGATGGAAAAGCTCTTAGAAAATAAAATCTCTCGTCGTTTCAAAATCCGCAGGTTAGATAAGGACGACTTCGGCTATCTGATTGAACACCTTTACGGACAGACAGGCACTGCCTATGAAGAGTATGAGTACCATCTATCAAAGAAAAAGCTGGATAATGAAACGCTGATTAAATACTATGACTTGATTAAGCCTACTCGCTGTTTGGTGGAAGAAAAACAGCGATATTTGAAAATCCAGCAGGAAGATGAAACCGTCTATGTAGCTTACTTTACCATTAACAGCATTGTCGGAGAACTGGACTTCCCGTCCTCTGAAATCTTCTACTACCAGCAACAGCAATTTACATTCCCGATTGATACGTCAATGAATGTGGAAATTGTAGCGAATCGTAAAGCCCTATCTACTGTCCGCAATAAAAAGAAAGAACTGAAAGACTTGGATAACCACGCTTGGCAAAGTGATAATGAAACCAGCTCCAATGTGGCGGAAGCTCTGGAAAGTGTGAATGAGCTGGAAACCAATTTAGACCAAAGCAAGGAATCTATGTACAAGCTGTCTTATGTGGTAAGGGTATCAGCAAATGATCTTGACGAACTCAAACGTCGTTGTAATGAAGTGAAAGATTTTTATGACGATTTAAGCGTAAAACTGGTACGACCATTTGGGGATATGCTCGGCTTACATGAAGAATTTTTACCTGCCAGCAAGCGTTATATGAATGATTATATTCAATACGTGACCTCTGATTTCCTCGCTGGTTTAGGTTTTGGTGCTACTCAAATGCTGGGGGAAAATGAGGGGATTTATGTTGGCTACAGCTTAGATACTGGACGCAATGTCTATCTGAAACCTGCTCTTGCCAGTCAAGGGGTTAAGGGTTCAGTAACCAATGCGTTAGCGTCGGCTTTTGTTGGTTCGCTGGGTGGTGGTAAATCCTTTGCGAATAACCTTATCGTCTATTATGCGGTGCTTTATGGGGCACAAGCAGTGATTGTAGACCCAAAAGCAGAACGTGGCAGATGGAAAGAAACCTTGCCAGAGATTTCCCATGAAATCAATATCGTCACTCTGACTTCTGATGAGAAAAACAAAGGCTTACTTGACCCTTATGTGATTATGAAAAATCCCAAAGATTCTGAATCACTGGCTATTGATATTCTGACATTTCTTACGGGGATTTCCTCTCGTGATGGGGAACGCTTCCCAATCCTTAGAAAAGCCATTCGTGCAGTAACCAATAGTGAAGTACGAGGGTTGATGAAAGTGATTGAGGAATTACGGGTTGAGAATACGCCACTAAGTACCAGTATAGCCGACCATATCGAAAGTTTTACAGACTATGACTTTGCACATTTATTATTCAGTAATGGTTATGTGGAGCAGTCTATCAGCTTAGAAAAACAACTGAACATTATACAGGTTGCGGACTTGGTACTTCCCGACAAGGAAACTTCCTTTGAGGAATATACCACTATGGAGCTTTTATCCGTTGCTATGCTGATTGTCATTAGTACCTTTGCTTTAGACTTTATCCATACAGACCGAAGCATTTTCAAGATTGTAGATTTAGACGAAGCATGGAGCTTTTTACAGGTAGCACAAGGAAAAACACTATCTATGAAGCTGGTTCGGGCTGGTCGTGCTATGAACGCTGGGGTATATTTCGTGACCCAAAATACAGACGACCTCTTAGATGAAAAACTGAAAAATAACCTCGGCTTAAAATTTGTATTTCGTTCCACTGACCTTAACGAGATTAAAAAGACCTTAGCCTTTTTTGGTGTAGACCCAGAGGACGAAAACAATCAGAAGCGATTGCGTGATTTGGAAAACGGGCAATGCCTTATCAGTGATTTATATGGTCGTGTCGGTGTGATACAGTTCCACCCTGTATTTGAAGAACTGCTCCATGCCTTTGATACCAGACCACCTGTGCGAAAAAAGGTGTAA
- a CDS encoding conjugal transfer protein: MRKEDLMMKFRKNQNKEKQIPKEKKPRVYKVNPHKKVVIALWVLLGLSFSFAIFKHFTAIDTHTIHETTIIEKEYVDTHHVENFVENFAKVYYSWEQSDKSIDNRMESLKGYLTDELQALNVDTVRKDIPVSSSVRGFQIWTVEPTGDNEFNVTYSVDQLITEGENTKTVHSAYIVSVYVDGSGNMVLVKNPTITNIPKKSSYKPKAIESEGTVDSITTNEINEFLTTFFKLYPTATASELSYYVNDGILKPIGKEYIFQELVNPIHNRKDNQVTVSLTVEYIDQQTKATQVSQFDLVLEKNGSNWKIIE; the protein is encoded by the coding sequence ATGAGAAAGGAAGATTTAATGATGAAATTTAGAAAAAATCAGAATAAAGAAAAACAGATACCAAAGGAAAAGAAACCTCGTGTCTATAAGGTCAATCCTCATAAAAAGGTTGTGATTGCCTTGTGGGTACTTTTAGGGCTTAGTTTCAGCTTTGCGATATTCAAGCACTTTACAGCTATAGATACTCATACTATTCACGAAACAACTATCATAGAAAAGGAATACGTTGATACTCATCATGTAGAAAATTTTGTAGAGAACTTTGCGAAAGTCTACTATTCATGGGAGCAATCCGATAAGTCCATTGATAATCGAATGGAAAGTCTAAAAGGCTATCTGACAGATGAACTTCAAGCTCTCAATGTTGATACAGTACGCAAAGATATTCCTGTATCGTCTTCTGTAAGAGGATTTCAGATATGGACGGTAGAGCCAACTGGCGACAATGAGTTTAATGTAACCTACAGTGTAGACCAGCTCATTACAGAGGGAGAAAATACAAAGACCGTCCACTCTGCTTATATAGTGAGTGTCTATGTAGATGGTTCTGGAAATATGGTACTGGTTAAGAATCCGACCATTACCAACATACCTAAGAAATCAAGTTATAAACCAAAAGCCATTGAAAGTGAGGGGACGGTTGATTCCATTACAACCAATGAAATCAATGAGTTTTTAACGACGTTCTTCAAGCTCTATCCTACAGCGACAGCCAGTGAACTTTCCTACTATGTGAATGACGGGATATTAAAACCAATCGGAAAAGAGTACATCTTTCAAGAACTGGTAAATCCTATTCACAATCGTAAGGATAATCAAGTCACGGTATCGCTGACAGTGGAGTATATCGACCAGCAGACCAAAGCAACGCAGGTATCTCAATTTGATTTGGTACTTGAAAAGAACGGGAGTAATTGGAAGATTATAGAATAA
- a CDS encoding tetracycline resistance determinant leader peptide: MLCIPMVMHKNPSDKSIYHWDFYALLGF, from the coding sequence ATGCTTTGTATACCTATGGTTATGCATAAAAATCCCAGTGATAAAAGTATTTATCACTGGGATTTTTATGCCCTTTTGGGTTTTTGA
- the tnpB gene encoding IS200/IS605 family element RNA-guided endonuclease TnpB, with protein sequence MKQLKAYKFRIYPSEEQKIFFSKTFGCVRLVYNLMLNDRIKAYEESKGNPDKKIKYPTPAKYKKDYEFLKEVDSLALANAQINLDKAYKNFFRDKSIGFPKFKSKKNPVQSYTTNNQKGTVNIFEKWLKIPKLKELIKIKVHRKIEGIIKSVTISRNGSGKYFISLLCETDIQELPKTNSSVGIDLGIKDMAILSTGEKIKNLKFRKQLEDKLKREQRKLSKRFLIAKKINKKLNEARNYQKQRIKVAKIHEKIMNMRTDFLNKLSTYIIKNHDIICIEDLNTKGLLHNHKLSKSIADVSWASFVNKLEYKAKWYGKEIIKIDRLYPSSQICSVCGHRDGKKTLDIREWTCLICHTHHDRDINAAKNILAEGLRIRQAV encoded by the coding sequence ATGAAACAACTAAAAGCATATAAATTTAGAATTTATCCAAGCGAAGAACAAAAGATATTTTTTAGTAAAACTTTTGGTTGTGTTCGTCTTGTCTATAATCTTATGCTAAATGATAGAATCAAAGCATATGAAGAAAGTAAAGGTAATCCTGATAAAAAAATAAAATATCCAACTCCTGCAAAATATAAAAAAGATTATGAATTTCTAAAAGAAGTTGATAGTCTTGCTCTTGCTAATGCTCAAATTAACTTAGATAAAGCATATAAAAACTTTTTTAGAGATAAATCTATAGGTTTTCCTAAGTTCAAATCTAAGAAGAATCCAGTACAAAGCTATACAACTAATAATCAAAAAGGAACTGTAAATATTTTTGAAAAATGGTTAAAAATTCCTAAACTTAAAGAATTAATAAAAATCAAAGTGCATAGAAAAATAGAGGGGATAATAAAATCTGTTACTATCTCGCGTAATGGAAGTGGTAAGTATTTTATCTCTTTGTTATGTGAAACAGATATTCAGGAATTACCAAAAACTAATTCATCAGTAGGAATTGATTTAGGTATTAAAGATATGGCTATTCTTTCTACTGGAGAAAAAATAAAAAATCTTAAATTTAGAAAACAATTAGAAGACAAACTAAAAAGAGAACAAAGAAAACTTTCTAAAAGATTTCTAATTGCTAAAAAAATAAATAAAAAATTAAACGAAGCTAGAAATTATCAAAAACAAAGAATTAAAGTAGCTAAAATACACGAAAAAATTATGAATATGAGAACAGATTTCTTAAATAAGCTAAGTACATATATTATCAAAAACCACGATATTATCTGTATTGAAGACTTAAATACAAAAGGATTACTTCATAATCATAAATTATCAAAATCTATAGCTGATGTATCTTGGGCTAGTTTTGTAAATAAACTTGAGTATAAGGCGAAATGGTATGGCAAAGAAATAATAAAAATAGATAGACTATATCCATCAAGTCAAATCTGCTCTGTATGTGGTCATAGGGATGGCAAAAAAACTCTCGATATAAGAGAGTGGACTTGTCTAATTTGTCATACTCATCACGATAGAGATATAAACGCCGCTAAAAATATATTGGCTGAAGGTCTAAGAATAAGACAAGCAGTCTAA
- a CDS encoding bifunctional lytic transglycosylase/C40 family peptidase → MKLKTLVIGGSGLFLMVFSLLLFVAILFSDEQDSGISNIHYGGVNVSAEVLAHKPMVEKYAKEYGVEEYVNILLAIIQVESGGTAEDVMQSSESLGLPPNSLSTEESIKQGVKYFSELLASSERLSVDLESVIQSYNYGGGFLGYVANRGNKYTFELAQSFSKEYSGGEKVSYPNPIAIPINGGWRYNYGNMFYVQLVTQYLVTTEFDDDTVQAIMDEALKYEGWRYVYGGASPTTSFDCSGLTQWTYGKAGINLPRTAQQQYDVTQHIPLSEAQAGDLVFFHSTYNAGSYITHVGIYLGNNRMFHAGDPIGYADLTSPYWQQHLVGAGRIKQ, encoded by the coding sequence ATGAAGTTGAAAACTTTAGTGATTGGTGGTTCTGGATTATTCTTGATGGTCTTCTCACTGCTTCTGTTTGTTGCCATTTTATTTTCAGATGAACAGGACAGCGGAATTTCCAATATTCATTATGGAGGTGTGAATGTTTCCGCAGAAGTGCTGGCTCATAAGCCTATGGTAGAAAAATATGCCAAAGAATATGGCGTTGAAGAATATGTCAACATACTTCTTGCGATTATACAGGTGGAATCGGGCGGTACTGCGGAAGATGTTATGCAGTCCTCGGAATCCCTCGGTCTTCCACCTAATTCATTGAGTACAGAAGAATCCATTAAGCAAGGTGTGAAGTATTTCAGTGAATTATTAGCCAGTAGCGAAAGGCTCAGTGTAGATTTAGAATCGGTTATCCAGTCCTACAATTATGGTGGTGGTTTCTTAGGGTATGTGGCTAATCGTGGAAATAAATATACCTTTGAACTGGCTCAAAGTTTCTCAAAAGAGTATTCAGGTGGCGAAAAAGTGTCTTACCCCAATCCCATAGCCATACCTATCAATGGGGGCTGGCGATACAACTATGGCAATATGTTTTATGTGCAACTGGTAACGCAGTATCTTGTCACAACAGAGTTTGATGATGATACGGTACAAGCCATCATGGACGAAGCACTGAAATATGAGGGCTGGCGATACGTTTACGGTGGAGCTTCCCCGACTACTTCTTTTGATTGTAGCGGACTGACACAATGGACGTATGGAAAAGCTGGAATTAACTTACCACGAACCGCACAACAGCAATATGATGTGACCCAGCATATCCCACTATCGGAAGCACAAGCTGGCGATTTGGTTTTCTTTCATTCTACCTATAACGCTGGCTCTTATATTACTCATGTTGGGATATACCTTGGCAATAACCGTATGTTTCATGCAGGCGACCCAATCGGTTATGCCGACTTAACAAGCCCCTACTGGCAACAGCATTTAGTGGGAGCAGGACGAATCAAACAATGA
- a CDS encoding conjugal transfer protein, which yields MGFLKSSIKSVGTLLLADFLFYGVAQSATPIFYERIDYMKKIRSYTSIWSVEKVLYSINDFRLPFPITFTQMTWFVVSLFAVMILGNLPPLSMIEGAFLKYFGIPVAFTWFMSTKTFDGKKPYGFLKSVIAYALRPKLTYAGKKVTLGRNQPQEAITAVRSEFYGISN from the coding sequence ATGGGATTTTTGAAATCGTCTATTAAATCTGTCGGTACATTACTACTGGCAGATTTTCTATTTTATGGGGTGGCTCAATCAGCTACCCCTATTTTTTATGAAAGGATTGATTACATGAAGAAAATACGAAGCTATACCAGTATCTGGTCTGTGGAAAAGGTACTGTATTCTATCAATGATTTTAGACTTCCGTTTCCCATAACCTTTACGCAAATGACATGGTTTGTCGTGTCACTCTTTGCAGTGATGATACTTGGCAACTTGCCCCCTCTTTCCATGATAGAGGGAGCATTTCTCAAATACTTTGGGATTCCTGTGGCTTTCACATGGTTTATGTCTACAAAAACTTTTGATGGTAAAAAGCCTTATGGATTTTTGAAGTCTGTCATTGCTTATGCACTGCGACCAAAGCTGACCTATGCAGGAAAAAAAGTAACGCTTGGCAGAAACCAGCCACAAGAAGCCATTACAGCAGTTAGGAGTGAATTTTATGGCATATCCAATTAA